Proteins found in one Aspergillus puulaauensis MK2 DNA, chromosome 8, nearly complete sequence genomic segment:
- a CDS encoding uncharacterized protein (COG:S;~EggNog:ENOG410PJ7F;~InterPro:IPR016181), which yields MEYDIQLPLSSSPSLHLAHPTPTESRVICRQTAPDWKDALSHPQYLEEYAFLLTAPLARNSGVTSWILVDKTQPEDKRTILASCETFRKDALVGDCDGNCTNVIAHGIASVYCHEPFRKRGYASRLLRELADVLPRWQVDNKTSVVGSILYSDIDPGFYYNLGWTPFASDQLEFEPSPVAHNAIHLHAEDLRALCEEDEALLRASMSKPSPDKHSNPRFAIVPNHEHVLWHHAKEEFGSQRLFGSAPSIKGAIAGPRGNRVWATWTHRFYRHPDVDSSANTLYILRFVVESPEAAAEDVCAVLGAARAEAAEWGLGKVKLWAPERELEGLIEQSGVPFERKTRVRNSIPCLRWYDSGPVDWVLNEKYAWC from the coding sequence ATGGAATATGACATCCAACTGCCACTctcctcgtcgccgtccCTCCACCTCGCCCACCCAACCCCCACCGAATCCCGCGTCATCTGCCGCCAAACAGCCCCCGACTGGAAGGACGCCCTCTCACACCCTCAATACCTCGAGGAATACGCATTCTTGCTAACGGCGCCCCTCGCGCGCAACAGTGGTGTCACGTCATGGATCCTTGTTGACAAAACCCAACCAGAGGACAAGCGCACCATCCTCGCCTCCTGCGAGACGTTTCGCAAGGACGCACTGGTCGGCGATTGTGACGGAAATTGCACCAATGTCATTGCGCATGGAATCGCGAGTGTTTACTGTCATGAGCCTTTCAGGAAACGGGGATATGCCTCGCGGTTGCTCAGAGAATTGGCCGATGTGCTTCCCAGATGGCAAGTCGATAACAAGACATCTGTTGTCGGGAGTATACTGTACTCTGACATCGACCCGGGCTTCTATTACAATTTAGGCTGGACGCCGTTTGCGAGTGATCAGCTCGAGTTTGAGCCTTCACCGGTAGCTCATAATGCTATACATTTGCATGCAGAAGATTTAAGAGCTCtctgcgaagaagatgaagcacTCCTTCGAGCATCAATGTCAAAGCCATCACCGGACAAACATTCAAACCCCCGATTCGCAATAGTCCCGAACCATGAGCATGTCCTCTGGCACCATGCGAAGGAAGAATTCGGCTCGCAGAGACTGTTCGGGAGTGCGCCCAGTATTAAAGGCGCCATAGCCGGACCGCGTGGCAACCGCGTTTGGGCGACCTGGACGCATCGGTTTTATCGGCATCCTGACGTTGATTCTTCGGCCAATACGTTGTATATCTTGCGATTTGTCGTGGAGAGTCCAGAGGCCGCCGCTGAGGATGTATGCGCTGTGCTGGGTGCGGCTCgggctgaggctgcggaaTGGGGATTGGGAAAGGTCAAACTCTGGGCTCCAGAGAGGGAACTGGAAGGTTTGATTGAGCAGAGTGGTGTGCCGTTTGAGCGCAAGACGAGGGTACGTAATAGTATACCTTGTTTGCGATGGTATGACTCAGGGCCGGTGGATTGGGTCCTGAACGAGAAATATGcctggtgttga